A genomic region of Arachis hypogaea cultivar Tifrunner chromosome 5, arahy.Tifrunner.gnm2.J5K5, whole genome shotgun sequence contains the following coding sequences:
- the LOC112802050 gene encoding AP-4 complex subunit sigma, with protein sequence MGIRFVLMVNKQGQTRLAQYYEYLTLEERRALEGEIVRKCLARNEHQCSFVEHRNYKIVYRRYASLFFLVGVDDDENELAILEFIHLLVETMDRHFGNVCELDIMFHLEKAHFMLEEMVMNGCLVETSKSNILTPIQLMDKAS encoded by the exons ATGGGGATCCGATTCGTGCTGATGGTGAACAAACAAGGGCAAACGCGACTTGCCCAATACTACGAATACCTCACTCTCGAAGAAAGACGAGCCCTTGAAGGTGAAATCGTTCGCAAATGCCTCGCTCGTAACGAACACCAG TGTTCATTTGTTGAGCACCGCAACTACAAAATTGTATATAGGCGCTATGCATCTTTGTTTTTCTTAGTTGGAGTTGATGACGATGAG AACGAGCTTGCTATTTTGGAATTCATACATCTATTAGTTGAAACCATGGACCGTCATTTTGGCAATGTG TGTGAACTAGATATCATGTTCCATTTAGAAAAAGCGCATTTTATGTTGGAGGAAATGGTCATGAATGGTTGCCTTGTGGAGACAAGCAAATCAAATATTCTGACTCCAATTCAGCTGATGGACAAAGCATCTTGA
- the LOC112802051 gene encoding ATP-dependent 6-phosphofructokinase 3 codes for MGSVTVSNKKSQTTSLNNYNNLATAPVANKTESVTTNNNCNGWIGGEGASAMTSAPNPKPKIVYGTAGYILEDVPHFTDYISDLPTYPNPLQDNPAYSVVKQYFVHVDDSVPQKVVVHKDSERGVHFRRAGPRQKVYFESDEVKAAIVTCGGLCPGLNTVIRELVCGLHHMYGVKSVLGIEGGYRGFYARNTINLTPKCVNDIHKRGGTVLGTSRGGHDTNKIVDSIQDRGINQVYIIGGDGTQRGAAAIFEEVRRRGLKVAVVGIPKTIDNDIPVIDKSFGFDTAVEEAQRAINAAHVEAESVENGIGVVKLMGRYSGFIAMYATLASRDVDCCLIPESPFYLEGPGGLFEYIEKRLKENGHMVIVIAEGAGQELMSEKMQTMNKQDASGNKLLQDVGLWISQEIKDHFAREKTMAITLKYIDPTYMIRAIPSNASDNVYCTLLAQSAVHGAMAGYTGYTSGLVNGRQTYIPFYRINENRNHVVITDRMWARLLSSTNQPSFLGDKCHNKDNVEEEEPLNQLPNGDLSDDTLKVKKEISSI; via the exons ATGGGTTCAGTTACCGTTAGTAACAAAAAGTCTCAAACAACTTCGCTCAACAACTATAACAACCTCGCAACCGCTCCCGTCGCGAACAAAACAGAATCTGTTACGACCAATAATAACTGTAACGGGTGGATCGGTGGCGAGGGAGCATCAGCGATGACGTCAGCTCCCAATCCCAAGCCTAAGATAGTGTACGGCACCGCAGGTTACATCCTCGAAGACGTTCCGCATTTCACTGATTATATTTCTGATCTTCCA ACATACCCGAATCCTTTGCAAGACAACCCTGCTTACTCTGTAGTTAA GCAATATTTCGTGCATGTCGATGACAGTGTTCCGCAGAAG GTTGTTGTTCACAAAGATAGTGAACGAGGAGTGCATTTTAGGCGTGCCGGACCTAGGCAAAAG GTGTATTTCGAGTCGGATGAAGTCAAGGCCGCTATTGTCACTTGCGGGGGACTATGCCCTGGTCTCAACACTGTCATTAGAGAGCTAGTGTGTGGCTTACACCATATGTATGGTGTGAAGAGTGTACTTGGAATTGAA GGAGGATACAGGGGTTTCTATGCTCGCAATACAATTAATTTAACTCCTAAATGTGTTAATGATATACACAAGCGTGGTGGAACTGTTCTTGGTACATCCCGTGGCGGACATGATACCAATAAGATAGTTGACAGTATACAAGATCGTGGAATCAATCAG GTTTACATTATTGGAGGAGATGGAACTCAGAGGGGTGCAGCTGCAATTTTTGAG GAAGTTAGAAGGCGTGGTCTCAAAGTTGCAGTTGTAGGAATCCCCAAGACTATAGATAATGATATCCCG GTTATTGACAAGTCCTTTGGCTTCGACACTGCCGTTGAAGAGGCTCAACGAGCTATAAATGCGGCACATGTGGAAGCTGAGAGTGTTGAGAACGGTATAGGGGTTGTCAAGCTGATGGGTCGCTATAGTG GATTTATCGCAATGTATGCTACTCTTGCGAGTAGAGATGTTGACTGCTGCTTGATTCCAGAGTCACCATTCTACCTTGAGGGTCCTGGTGGACTTTTTGAATATATAGAGAAACGACTTAAAGAAAATGGGCACATGGTTATTGTTATTGCCGAAGGTGCAGGACAGGAACTTATGTCTGAGAAAATGCAAACCATGAACAAACAGGATGCTTCAGGAAACAAGCTTCTTCAAGATGTTGGGTTGTGGATATCCCAAGAGATTAAG GATCATTTTGCAAGAGAGAAGACGATGGCCATAACTCTCAAATATATAG ATCCAACTTACATGATTCGAGCCATTCCAAGCAATGCTTCTGATAATGTGTACTGCACACTTCTCGCTCAAAGTGCTGTTCATGGAGCAATGGCAGGTTACACTGGCTATACAAGTGGACTTGTCAATGGAAGACAAACTTATATACCCTTCTAT AGAATCAATGAGAACCGGAATCATGTAGTGATAACTGATAGAATGTGGGCTAGGCTGTTATCTTCGACGAATCAACCCAGCTTTTTGGGCGACAAGTGTCACAACAAAGACaacgttgaagaagaagaaccattAAACCAGTTGCCAAATGGAGATCTTTCAGATGATACCTTGAAGGTTAAGAAAGAAATCAGCAGTATTTAA